A single region of the Lycium barbarum isolate Lr01 chromosome 2, ASM1917538v2, whole genome shotgun sequence genome encodes:
- the LOC132627462 gene encoding 2,3-bisphosphoglycerate-dependent phosphoglycerate mutase 1: MAATALYQTVGPLQSCRNNGNSGLCPDYGHVSLRSVSKGFKVDVGLLRGGSYCSKKRSTCVIQASSSQAAVFDAASAPSSTNSSDSKKKTSEAALILIRHGESMWNEKNLFTGCVDVPLTTKGVEEAIEAGKRISNIPVDMIYTSALIRAQMTAMLAMTQHRRKKVPTIIHEESEQANAWSQIFSEETNKQCIPVVTAWQLNERMYGELQGLNKQETADRYGKEQVHEWRRSYDIPPPNGESLEMCAERAVAYFKEHIEPQLAGGQNIMIAAHGNSLRSIIMYLDKLTSQEVISLELSTGIPMLYIFKEGRFIRRGSPPAPTEAGVYAYTKTLAQYRQKLDDAFQ, from the exons ATGGCTGCAACAGCACTTTACCAAACAGTTGGACCTCTTCAGTCTTGTAGAAATAATGGTAACTCTGGATTGTGTCCCGATTATGGGCATGTTTCCTTAAGATCGGTATCCAAGGGTTTCAAGGTTGATGTTGGATTGTTGAGAGGAGGAAGTTATTGTTCTAAAAAGAGAAGTACTTGTGTAATTCAAGCCTCTTCTTCTCAGGCTGCGGTTTTTGATGCAGCTTCAGCACCATCAAGTACCAACTCCAGTGACTCCAAGAAAAAAACAA GTGAAGCTGCTTTGATCCTGATTAGACACGGCGAGTCTATGTGGAATGAGAAAAACTTGTTCACTGGTTGTGTAGATGTGCCTTTAACTACAAAGGGTGTGGAAGAGGCCATTGAAGCCGGGAAACGAATTAGCAATATACCTGTCGACATGATCTATACTTCTGCTTTGATTCGTGCTCAAATGACTGCCATGCTTGCCATGACCCAGCACCGTCGCAAGAAG GTGCCAACTATCATTCATGAAGAAAGCGAGCAAGCAAATGCTTGGAGTCAGATTTTTAGTGAAGAGACCAACAAGCAATGTATACCAGTTGTAACAGCTTGGCAACTAAACGAGAGAAT GTATGGGGAATTACAAGGTCTTAATAAGCAGGAAACAGCTGACAGATATGGAAAGGAGCAGGTTCATGAGTGGCGTCGCAGCTATGATATTCCTCCTCCAAATGGAGAAAGTTTGGAAATGTGTGCAGAGAGAGCTGTTGCCTACTTTAAGGAGCAC ATTGAACCCCAACTGGCAGGTGGACAAAATATAATGATCGCTGCCCATGGGAACTCGTTGAGGTCCATCATTATGTATCTCGACAAGCTAACATCCCAAGAG gTTATAAGTTTGGAACTTTCTACTGGAATCCCTATGCTTTACATTTTCAAAGAGGGAAGGTTTATTCGTAGAGGAAGTCCTCCAGCACCAACAGAGGCAGGGGTCTATGCTTATACCAAG ACCTTGGCTCAGTACAGACAAAAGCTAGATGATGCGTTTCAGTAA
- the LOC132627461 gene encoding uncharacterized protein LOC132627461 isoform X1 → MSNAPTKSTSNGFENCLRLEEEQNKQIDEMRKLIGLLSGKLALYCSDASISRYLAARSWNVKKAVKMLKATLKWRLDYKPEEIHWDDVASEAETGKIYRSNYTDKHGRPVLVMRPRCQNTKSIKGQIKYLVYCMENAVVNLPEDQEQMVWLIDFHGFNLSNISIKVTKETAHVLQDHYPERLGIAILYDAPKIFEPFWKVAKPFLDPKTASKVKFVYSDDPNSQKTMEELFDMSLIESAFGGDDKADFDINKYAERMREDDKKLSSFWKKDDNSASTAQPTVIADPSLEPTNSDSESDALDEKAEKHSSLDVDEEESPIEETLPGTDGTNENADRLKQCN, encoded by the exons ATGAGTAATGCTCCAACAAAATCTACTTCAAATGGCTTTGAGAATTGTTTGAGACTGGAAGAAGAACAGAACAAG CAGATTGATGAGATGAGAAAGTTGATTGGGCTGCTTTCAGGTAAGTTGGCCCTTTATTGTTCTGATGCATCCATTTCAAGATATTTAGCGGCTCGAAGCTGGAATGTAAAGAAGGCAGTTAAGATGCTTAAAGCAACCCTGAAGTGGAGATTGGATTACAAGCCTGAAGAAATTCACTGG GATGATGTGGCTAGTGAAGCAGAAACAGGCAAAATTTATAGGTCAAACTATACAGACAAGCATGGGAGGCCAGTGCTTGTCATGAGACCTCGATGCCAA AACACCAAGTCTATTAAAGGACAAATCAAGTATTTAGTGTATTGTATGGAAAACGCTGTTGTAAATCTCCCAGAAGACCAGGAACAGATGGTCTGGTTGATTGATTTTCATGGATTCAATCTGTCAAATATCTCAATCAAGGTGACAAAAGAAACAGCTCATGTTTTGCAAGACCATTATCCTGAAAGGCTGGGGATAGCTATTTTATATGATGCACCCAAAATATTCGAACCATTTTGGAAG GTAGCAAAGCCTTTTTTGGATCCAAAGACTGCCAGCAAAGTCAAATTTGTGTACTCAGATGACCCCAACAGCCAAAAAACGATGGAAGAACTGTTTGACATGAGTCTGATAGAGTCTGCATTTGGCGGAGATGATAAGGCCGATTTTGACATCAATAAATATGCTGAGAGGATGAGAGAAGATGATAAAAAGTTGTCTTCTTTCTGGAAGAAAGACGATAATTCTGCATCAACTGCACAACCAACTGTGATAGCTGACCCCTCTTTAGAGCCAACTAATTCAGATTCTGAATCTGATGCCTTAGATGAGAAAGCAGAGAAACATTCTTCTTTGGATGTTGATGAAGAGGAATCACCAATTGAAGAAACTTTGCCTGGGACTGACGGTACAAATGAGAATGCTGACAGATTAAAGCAGTGTAACTGA
- the LOC132627461 gene encoding uncharacterized protein LOC132627461 isoform X2: MSNAPTKSTSNGFENCLRLEEEQNKIDEMRKLIGLLSGKLALYCSDASISRYLAARSWNVKKAVKMLKATLKWRLDYKPEEIHWDDVASEAETGKIYRSNYTDKHGRPVLVMRPRCQNTKSIKGQIKYLVYCMENAVVNLPEDQEQMVWLIDFHGFNLSNISIKVTKETAHVLQDHYPERLGIAILYDAPKIFEPFWKVAKPFLDPKTASKVKFVYSDDPNSQKTMEELFDMSLIESAFGGDDKADFDINKYAERMREDDKKLSSFWKKDDNSASTAQPTVIADPSLEPTNSDSESDALDEKAEKHSSLDVDEEESPIEETLPGTDGTNENADRLKQCN; this comes from the exons ATGAGTAATGCTCCAACAAAATCTACTTCAAATGGCTTTGAGAATTGTTTGAGACTGGAAGAAGAACAGAACAAG ATTGATGAGATGAGAAAGTTGATTGGGCTGCTTTCAGGTAAGTTGGCCCTTTATTGTTCTGATGCATCCATTTCAAGATATTTAGCGGCTCGAAGCTGGAATGTAAAGAAGGCAGTTAAGATGCTTAAAGCAACCCTGAAGTGGAGATTGGATTACAAGCCTGAAGAAATTCACTGG GATGATGTGGCTAGTGAAGCAGAAACAGGCAAAATTTATAGGTCAAACTATACAGACAAGCATGGGAGGCCAGTGCTTGTCATGAGACCTCGATGCCAA AACACCAAGTCTATTAAAGGACAAATCAAGTATTTAGTGTATTGTATGGAAAACGCTGTTGTAAATCTCCCAGAAGACCAGGAACAGATGGTCTGGTTGATTGATTTTCATGGATTCAATCTGTCAAATATCTCAATCAAGGTGACAAAAGAAACAGCTCATGTTTTGCAAGACCATTATCCTGAAAGGCTGGGGATAGCTATTTTATATGATGCACCCAAAATATTCGAACCATTTTGGAAG GTAGCAAAGCCTTTTTTGGATCCAAAGACTGCCAGCAAAGTCAAATTTGTGTACTCAGATGACCCCAACAGCCAAAAAACGATGGAAGAACTGTTTGACATGAGTCTGATAGAGTCTGCATTTGGCGGAGATGATAAGGCCGATTTTGACATCAATAAATATGCTGAGAGGATGAGAGAAGATGATAAAAAGTTGTCTTCTTTCTGGAAGAAAGACGATAATTCTGCATCAACTGCACAACCAACTGTGATAGCTGACCCCTCTTTAGAGCCAACTAATTCAGATTCTGAATCTGATGCCTTAGATGAGAAAGCAGAGAAACATTCTTCTTTGGATGTTGATGAAGAGGAATCACCAATTGAAGAAACTTTGCCTGGGACTGACGGTACAAATGAGAATGCTGACAGATTAAAGCAGTGTAACTGA